The Oncorhynchus mykiss isolate Arlee chromosome 20, USDA_OmykA_1.1, whole genome shotgun sequence genome includes a region encoding these proteins:
- the LOC110499518 gene encoding transmembrane protein 121: MMVPPPPTNQPHICLSTLLIMSSMALIDAYLVEQNHGPKKIGICIMVMVGDLCFLIVLRYVAVWVGAEVRTAKRGCAMILWFLYIFVLEIKVYFVYQNYKADRKSLDALARKALTLLLSVCVPVLFVGLVAIDHMEYVQPSKKKEELRNRLFWVVVDLLDILDIQANLWEPLKKGLPLWAEGLMFFYCYILLLVLPCVSLSEISMQGINIVPHKMMLYPILSLVTINILTLLIRGCNMLLYRDARVSGILIGKNVLAIILKTCSFVQYRKQIPNTPPAFGLERQRNSVPHHHGNQGLGRPVSIVMTAHPQVVLPDQTALPLPLPEVTTTCQHT, translated from the exons ATGATGGTGCCCCCTCCTCCCACCAACCAGCCCCATATCTGCCTGTCCACCCTGCTGATCATGAGCAGTATGGCCCTGATTGATGCCTATCTGGTGGAACAGAACCACGGGCCCAAGAAGatag GTATCTGTATCATGGTGATGGTAGGGGACCTCTGCTTCCTCATCGTGTTGCGGTACGTGGCGGTTTGGGTCGGGGCCGAGGTACGGACAGCCAAGCGAGGCTGTGCCATGATACTCTGGTTCCTCTATATCTTTGTCCTGGAGATCAAG GTGTACTTTGTGTACCAGAACTATAAGGCTGACAGGAAGTCTCTGGATGCTCTGGCCCGTAAGGCCCTGACCCTACTCCTCTCAGTCTGTGTCCCGGTGCTGTTTGTTGGTCTCGTGGCAATAGACCATATGGAGTACGTACAGCCGTCCAAGAAGAAAGAGGAGCTGCGTAACAG GTTGTTCTGGGTGGTGGTGGACCTGCTAGATATCCTGGATATTCAGGCTAATCTCTGGGAACCCCTGAAGAAAGGTCTCCCTCTGTGGGCTGAAGGACTGATGTTCTTCTATTGTTACATCCTGTTGCTAGTCCTTCCCTGTGTCTCTCTTAGTGAGATCTCCATGCAGGGCATCAATATAGTCCCACACAAGATGATGCTATATCCTATCCTCAGCCTGGTCACCATTAATATTTTAACCTTATTGATCAGAGGCTGTAACATGCTGCTGTATAGGGATGCCCGGGTCAGTGGGATCCTGATAGGGAAGAATGTGTTAGCTATCATACTAAAGACCTGTAGCTTCGTCCAGTACAGGAAGCAGATACCGAACACTCCTCCTGCTTTCGGGTTGGAacgacagaggaactctgtaccACATCACCATGGTAACCAGGGTCTTGGACGCCCTGTTTCTATAGTGATGACCGCTCACCCGCAGGTGGTCCTCCCGGACCAGACAGCCCTGCCCCTCCCTCTGCCAGAGGTCACAACTACATGTCAACATACATGA